Proteins from a single region of Acidiferrobacteraceae bacterium:
- a CDS encoding carbonic anhydrase: protein MSKTLDEVLAANKAYAKDFGDKKNLPMPPGRHFAILTCMDARLLPDKFAGLAEGDAHVIRNAGGRASDDAIRSLVISHKLLGTREWFVIHHTDCGMETFTDEIMRDLLAGSLDTATVDASGWHNTGKGPGSHEGQYIDWLTIRDQHQSVTEDVERIRHHPLVPKDVAIYGYIFDVKSGSLIEVPNASAVGKAA, encoded by the coding sequence ATGAGCAAGACCCTCGATGAAGTACTCGCAGCCAACAAGGCCTATGCCAAGGACTTCGGCGACAAGAAGAATCTACCCATGCCGCCTGGACGGCATTTCGCCATTCTCACCTGCATGGATGCGCGCCTGCTTCCGGACAAGTTCGCCGGCCTCGCCGAAGGTGACGCACACGTAATCCGGAATGCTGGCGGACGGGCCAGCGACGACGCCATCCGTTCGCTGGTGATCTCGCACAAACTGCTCGGAACCCGCGAGTGGTTCGTGATTCACCATACCGACTGCGGAATGGAAACCTTCACGGACGAGATCATGCGCGATCTCCTGGCCGGCAGCCTGGATACGGCAACCGTGGACGCCAGCGGCTGGCACAATACCGGCAAGGGACCCGGCTCCCACGAGGGCCAGTACATCGACTGGCTGACGATCCGCGACCAGCATCAAAGCGTGACCGAGGATGTCGAGCGGATTCGCCACCACCCACTGGTCCCGAAGGATGTAGCAATCTACGGATACATCTTTGACGTGAAATCGGGCTCCCTGATCGAGGTTCCCAACGCCAGCGCCGTCGGCAAGGCGGCCTGA
- a CDS encoding alanine--glyoxylate aminotransferase family protein → MTTRSFIPPLRTLMGPGPSDVHPRVLEAMGRPTIGHLDPAFVGMMDELKAMLQYAFQTENALTIPVSAPGSAGMETCFVNLVEPGDKVVVCQNGVFGGRMKENVERAGGTAILVEDDWGKPVDPEKLEQALKANPDTKVVAFVHAETSTGVQSDAETLCEIARKYDCLTIVDTVTSLGGTPVRVDQWGIDAVYSGTQKCLSCTPGLSPVSFSERAVETIKARKHRVQSWFLDLNLVMGYWGGASKRAYHHTAPINALYGLHEALVMLQEEGLENSWDRHARNHMALRAGIEAMGLSFLVDEPHRLPQLNAVTVPEGVDEAEVRSRLLKDFNLEIGAGLGTLAGKIWRIGLMGHASNPKNVMYCLGALESVLTDMKAPIATGSVAAAQQAVAG, encoded by the coding sequence ATGACTACGCGATCGTTCATACCGCCGCTGCGAACCCTGATGGGCCCGGGACCGTCGGACGTCCACCCGCGTGTGCTGGAGGCTATGGGCCGCCCAACCATCGGTCATCTGGATCCCGCCTTCGTCGGCATGATGGACGAATTGAAGGCGATGTTGCAGTACGCCTTCCAGACCGAAAATGCCCTCACGATCCCGGTCTCGGCACCGGGTTCCGCGGGCATGGAGACCTGCTTCGTAAACCTTGTGGAGCCCGGAGACAAGGTGGTCGTGTGCCAGAACGGTGTCTTCGGTGGTCGTATGAAGGAAAACGTGGAGCGCGCCGGCGGGACGGCCATCCTGGTGGAGGACGACTGGGGAAAGCCGGTGGACCCGGAGAAACTGGAACAGGCGCTGAAGGCAAATCCCGATACCAAGGTCGTTGCCTTCGTGCACGCGGAGACCTCAACTGGCGTGCAGTCGGATGCCGAGACCCTGTGCGAGATCGCGCGCAAATACGATTGTCTCACCATCGTCGATACCGTGACCTCGCTCGGCGGTACGCCGGTGCGGGTGGACCAATGGGGTATCGATGCGGTCTATTCGGGCACCCAGAAGTGCCTGTCCTGTACGCCGGGCCTGTCGCCCGTCAGCTTCAGCGAGCGCGCGGTGGAGACGATCAAGGCACGGAAACACAGGGTGCAGAGCTGGTTCCTCGATCTCAATCTGGTGATGGGTTACTGGGGCGGTGCGAGCAAGCGCGCCTATCATCACACGGCGCCGATCAACGCCTTGTATGGTTTGCACGAGGCGCTCGTGATGCTGCAGGAAGAAGGGCTGGAAAATTCCTGGGACCGACACGCCCGCAATCACATGGCCCTGCGCGCCGGCATCGAGGCCATGGGGCTGAGCTTCCTGGTCGATGAGCCGCATCGTCTTCCGCAACTCAATGCGGTTACCGTTCCCGAGGGTGTGGATGAGGCCGAGGTGCGCAGCCGCCTGCTCAAGGACTTCAATCTGGAGATCGGTGCGGGCCTCGGAACCCTGGCGGGCAAGATCTGGCGCATCGGCCTGATGGGTCATGCCAGCAATCCCAAGAATGTCATGTATTGCCTGGGTGCCCTGGAATCCGTGCTGACGGATATGAAGGCGCCAATCGCAACGGGTTCGGTTGCCGCGGCACAGCAGGCCGTCGCCGGCTGA